The DNA sequence TACATGCTAAGTCCGCCATCAACAGCGAGAACTTGTCCAGTCAAATAATCCTGTCCAGCCAGGAACACTGTAGCATCTGCGATATGTTCTGCTTGTCCAAAACGCTTCATTGGGATTTGGGCCAATGTCGCTTCCTTGACCTTATCAGACAAAACAGCAGTCATATCCGATTCGATCATCCCTGGTGCAAGAGCATTTACTCGCACATTGCGATTGGCAACCTCACGTGCTACTGACTTGGTAAACCCAATCAAACCTGCTTTAGAAGCTGCATAGTTGGCCTGCCCGATATTTCCCATCAAACCGACCACACTGGACATATTGATGATAGCACCTTCACGCGCCTTTATCATCTGTTTCAAGACTACTTGGGTCATGTTGAAGGCACCTGTCAAGTTGATCTTAATCACCTTTTCAAAGTCTTCTTCGGTCATCTTGAGCATAAGCGTATCTTGAGTGATTCCAGCATTGTTGACCAAGACATCGACAGAACCGAGTTCTGCAATCGCTTGATTTACCATACGCTTGGCATCTGCAAAGTCTGAGACATCACCTGAAATCGGTACTACTTTGACACCATAGTTTGAAAACTCAGCCAGCAAGTCTTCTGAGATTGTCCCTCGACTATTCAAAACTACATTCGCACCTAGTTTGGCAAATTTGTGAGCAATGGCAAGTCCGATACCACGACTTGAACCTGTTACAAAGACATTTTTGTTTATAAGTTGCATTCTATTTCTCCTGGTTTCCTGTTGTATTTTGTGGGAGAAGGGATCATTAGTTTCCTAACAAAGCATCCAAGCTTGCTTGGTCTTCAACATTAGCTAGCTGAGCTGTTTTATCGATTTTTTTGACAAAGCCTGATAGGACCTTACCAGGACCAATTTCAATAAAGTTGCTTACCCCAGCATCCTGCATCACAGCAATACTTTCATAAAAACGAACAGGTTCTTTGACCTGACGCGTCAAAAGCTCTTGGATTCGATCTTTTTCCATAACAGCAGCTTCCGTATTGCCGACTAGTGGGCAAGTAAAATCAGAGAAACTCACTTCCTCAAGAGCTCCAGCTAGTTGCCGACTGGCTGGCTCAAGAAGGGCTGTATGGAAAGGACCAGATACATTTAAAGGAATCAATCGTTTTGCTCCTGCTTCCTGCAAGAGTTCAACTGCACGGTCAACCGCAGCCACATCACCACCAATAACAATCTGGCTTGGGGTGTTGTAGTTGGCTGGAGTCACTACTCCAACTTCAGAAGCATTTTTGCAAGTTTCCTCAATCACTTCAACTGGAGTATTAAGAACGGCAACCATCTTTCCAGAGCCTGCAGGTGCAGCCTCTTCCATATAAGCACCACGTTTAGCAACCAAGGCAACTGCATCCTCAAAGTCCAAGGCACCACTTGCTACAAGAGCCGAATATTCGCCAAGGGATAAGCCTGCAACCATATCTGGCAGATAGCCCTTTTCTTTCAATAGTCGGTAAATAGCAACGGATGTAGCTAGAATAGCTGGTTGCGTGTAACGAGTCTGATTTAACTTTGCTTCATCATTGTCAATCAAGTCACGGAGGTCATACCCTAAGACTTGGCTAGCTTGGTCAATTGTTTCCTTGACGATAGGATAGTGGTCATAGAGATCACGTCCCATCCCTATATACTGAGCACCTTGGCCCGCAAATAGAAAGGCTGTTTTAGTCATTTCTTGTAACTCCTGCCCAACGAGCAGCTTCTTCTTGAATTTTTTCAGCTGCACCGTAGTAGATATCTTTTAAGATTTCTTCAACAGTTTCTTCTTTAGAAATCAAACCTGCAATTTGGCCGGCCATCACTGAACCGCCATCCACATCACCATGGACAACAGCTTTAGCTAAAGCTCCTGCACCCATTTGCTCAAAGATTTCTAAATCTGGATTTTCTTGTTTAAAGGCATCCTTTTCAGCCTGCTCAAAATCACGAGTCAACTGGTTTTTAATGGCACGAACTGCATGTCCAAAATGTTGTGCTGAAATCGTTGTATCAATATCACGAGCTTTTAAAATTTTAGCTTTATAATTTGGATGAGCATTAGATTCTCTGGCAACTACAAAACGAGTTCCTACTTGAACGGCTTCTGCGCCAAGCATAAACCCAGCTGCTGCCCCTTCACCATCTGCAATACCACCAGCAGCAATAACTGGAATTGAAACAGCTGCAGCAACTTGACGAACCAAGGTCATAGTTGTTAATTTCCCAATATGCCCACCAGCTTCCATACCTTCTGCAATGACGGCATCCGCACCAATTTTTTCCATGCGTTTTGCCAAAGCAACACTAGGAACAACTGGAATCACTGTAATTCCTGCATCATGGAAACGGTTCATGTATTTACTTGGATTTCCAGCACCAGTTGTAACCACCTTAACCCCTTCTTCAATCACGAGATCAACGATGTCTTCTACAAAAGGTGACAAGAGCATGATGTTGACACCAAAAGGTTTATCCGTAAGTGATTTGATTTTATCGATATTAGCCTTTACGACCTCTTTGGGTGCATTTCCACCACCGATGATCCCCAAACCACCAGCTTTTGATACCGCACCAGCCAAGTCACCATCAGCAACCCAGGCCATTCCTCCTTGAAAAATAGGATAATCAATGTTCAATAATTCTGTAATACGTGTTTTCATAGTGCCTCCATCATTCCTTGCTTACGTAATAGTTCGATAAGTTTATCATTTGAATTTCAAACTATTACCTAAACAAGAGGGAGTGGGTCTCCCCTACTCCTTCTAGTAATATGTTAATTATTTTGTTTGCTCTTCAACGTAGGCAACCAAGTCACCAACTGTTTTCAAGTTATCTTCTGCTTCGATTTGGATATCAAAAGCATCTTCGATTTCAGAGATTACTTGGAACAAGTCCAATGAATCTGCATCCAAATCATCAAAAGTAGATTCAAGTGTTACTTCTGATGCGTCTTTCCCAAGTTCTTCAACGATAATTTCTTGTACTTTTTCAAATACTGCCATGATAGGACTCCTTTAAAATATAAAATTTTATAACTATGTGTTTACCACATGATTACCTAGATTGTAAGAATGAGTGTGCCCCATGTCAAACCTCCGCCGAAGCCTGATAGGAGAATCGTCTGGCTACTATCTAAACGAATCATGCCATTCTCCACACACTCTGAGAGCAAAATCGGGATGCTTGCAGCACTGGTATTTCCATACTCCATCATATTGGCAGGAAGCTTGTCTCGGTCTACACCGATTTTCTTAGCCATCTTATCCAAAATACGGATATTTGCCTGATGAAGCAAGAGATAATCCAATTCCGATGCTGCGATTGGACCATTTTCAATGGTCTCTTTGATTGATTTAGCAACATCTCGATTTGCAAAATCGAAAACTGCTCGTCCATCCATCTTCAAAAAAGCAGGAACTGCTTCTTGTTCTGAGAAGGGCGAAGTTAAAGCCGTTTGACCATAAGTCAAACACTCGCTCCGAGAGCCATCTGTATAGAGACTTTCAACGAGGAAGTGTCGTGTTTCACTCGCTTCCAAGAGAACCCCACCAGCACCATCTCCAAAGAGAACAGCTGTCGAACGATCAGACCAATCAACTGCCTTGGATAAGGTCTCAGCCCCGATAACAATTCCTTTCTTGAACTGTCCAGAGCTTAAAAACTTTTCAGCTGTTGAGAGAGCGAATACAAAGCCACTGCAAGCTGCTGTCAAATCAAAGGCGAAAGCTCTATGAGCTCCGATATTTGCCTGAACCCGAGCCGCCGTAGAAGGCATCATCGAGTCGGGAGTAATCGTCGCTACAATGATAAAATCAATCTGATCTGCTGTTAAGCTCCCTTTAGCCAGCAAACTCTTGGCAACTTCTGTCGCCAAGTCACTTGTAGACTCTGTTTTTGAGATATGTCTCTGTTTAATTCCTGTCCGACTTGAAATCCACTCATCGCTTGTATCCATGATTTGGGCTAAGTCATGATTAGTGACCACTTGCTCTGGAACATAATGAGCAACCTGGCTTATCTTTGCAAAAGCCATTATTTCAAATCCTCCAAAAATTGATAAAGGTTCGTTAAGCCTCTGCCCATGACTTCTTTTTCCTCGGGACTCATGCCATCAATAATTTTTTCGACCATAGCCTTGTGGAATCGTTTGTGAAGGCGGTGAAGCAAACGACCTTTCTTTGTCAAATGCAGATAGACCACACGACGGTCTTGGTCAGAACGAATACGCTCAATGTAACCCTTTCTTTCTAGGTTATTCAAGCTCGTCGTAACTGTTCCCAGGGTCACCATCAGTTCTTTGGAAACCTTACTTGGTGTTGCCTCAGGGAACTTCCCAATCACATCAATCGTGTGCATTTCTTTGATGGAGATGTCTTTGAATCGACTACCTCGTAAGCTAACCTCCTCAATCACAAGGACGTTATTGAAAATAGATGTTAAATAATCATTTTCTTGTTGGTAGTCCAAACTTTTTCCCTCCTCCTCAAAAAACTTTCACAATCAAAACATTTGATAGAAAAGGTATAACAAACTTCAAAGATTTGTGCAAGTATTTTTTTATTTTCCTGAAAATTTTGGTCTTCTTCTTTCAGAATGTGCTCGAACCCCTTCTTTAAAATCTTCAGTTAAAGATAACGATTCTTGTAGTTTCAATTCCAATTCGGCATAATCTTGCCAATCTTTAAATTGACTTTCCCAAACTAACTTTTTAATCGCTGCGTATGAGTTTGCTGAACCTCGTCTTAATTTTTTCAGAACTTGTTCTCTTGTTTTTTCTAATTTATCAGCTTCACAAACACGGTAAACCACGCCCCATTCTTGCGCTTTTTCCGCAGTTAAGGCTTCTCCTGTCATGGCAAGTTGTGCAGCTCGTGTTACCCCGATACTACGACTCAAGAGATGAATCCCACCAGCGTCTGGCGCCAAGCCAACTCCGACAAAGGCTTGAATAAATTTTGCCTTGTCAGTCGCCAAACAAAAATCGACTGCTACTGCCATATTTGCTGCAGCACCAGCAACCGCTCCATCTACCTCCATCAAAACAGGTTTTGGAATTTGCTTGATTTTAAAAGAAATTGTATTGACTAATTCTGCAATCTTATTCAAAGAAGGGATATCATCTTCGTCTACTGCTCGTTTCATCTCAACCAAGTCTCCCCCAACTGAAAAAACCTTCCCATTAGCATTAATCAAGATGAACTGAACAGCTTGATCCTGCTCTGCTAGGGTCAAAGCTTCTAAAATCTCCTCACACATTGGGATATGGAAACCATTTGCCACTTCGGGACGATTCAAAGTAATAATAGCCAGATCATCTACGATCTGATATAAGATATGATTCATAGCTTCTCCTTTTCTTTTGTAAGACAATGAAATTATTTTATTTTCAAAGTATACCTTTTTTTGGATAAAGAGGCAAGGAAAAACTAAAGGAAAGTGTCTCACCTGATTATTTACCCATCATTTATGAGTGTGAGTAAAATTTGACTCTCTTACTTTTAAACTGTTGTCGCTTTTCAGAATAAGTTAGCATTTACTTCTATTGTAATAGGGAGCTATTTTCTTCATTGAAAAATGCCCCTCTTTCTGCTATAATCGTATAAAATACTTACTTGAGGAGTCTTTATGAAGGTTGTAAAATTTGGTGGAAGCTCTCTTGCCTCTGCTGGTCAGTTAGAAAAAGTTTTAAACATCGTTAAAAGTGATAAGGAACGCCGTTTTGTAGTCGTTTCTGCACCCGGAAAACGCAATGCTGAGGATACCAAGGTTACCGACGCTTTGATCAAATACTATCGTGATTATGTAGCGGGAAATGATATCAACGCTAGCCAAAGCTGGATCATTGATCGTTATGCCGCTATGGTTAGTGAACTAGGCCTAAAACCTGCCGTTTTAGAAAAGATTTCTAAAAGCATTCGGGCCTTGGTAACTCTTCCTATAGAAGACAATGAATTTCTCTATGATACCTTCCTAGCGGCTGGAGAAAATAACAATGCCAAACTCATTGCAGCCTACTTTAACCAAAACGGCATTGACGCACGCTATGTTCATCCAAGAGAAGCTGGAATCATTGTTACAAGTGAACCAGGAAACGCACGTATCATCCCATCTAGTTATGACAAGATTGAGGGCTTGGCTGATAGCAACCAAGTCCTTGTCATCCCTGGTTTCTTTGGCGTAACTAAGGAAAATCAAATCTGTACCTTCTCACGTGGAGGTTCAGATATTACTGGTTCCATTATCGCAGCTGGAGTCAAGGCTGATCTCTATGAAAACTTTACAGACGTAGACGGTATCTTTGCTGCCCACCCTGGTATTATTCATCAACCACACTCCATTCCTGAATTAACCTACCGTGAAATGCGTGAATTGGCTTACGCTGGATTTTCTGTTCTTCATGATGAAGCCCTTCTACCTGCCTACCGCGGGAAAATCCCTCTTGTCATCAAGAATACCAACAATCCTGATCATCCAGGAACTCGTATCGTTCTGAAACACAGTAGCGATAAATTCCCAGTCGTTGGAATCGCTGGTGATTCTGGATTCGTCAGCATCAACATGTCAAAATACCTTATGAACCGCGAGGTTGGATTTGGTCGTAAGATTCTTCAGATCCTTGAAGATCTTAACATTGGTTGGGAACATATGCCAACAGGTATCGACGATCTTTCAATCATCCTTCGTTCCCGTGAATTGACTCCTATCAAGGAGGAAGAAATTCTGCGTCAGTTAGTTCAAAAAGCCGAAGTGGACCATGCTGAAATCGAACACGACCTTTCAATCATTATGATTGTCGGAGAAAAGATGAAGAGCCACATTGGTGTAACAGCTACTGCAACACGTGCTCTGTCTGAAAACAAGATCAACATCCAGATGATGTCCCAAGGCTCAAGTGAAGTTTCCATCATGTTTGTTGTCAATAAAGAGCAAGAAAAGGCAGCTATCAAGGCTCTCTATCATGCCTTTTTCGATGAAAATAAGGAAGATTAATCATGGCCCAATCACTCAATAAAGTCATTGACCTACAAACCACTGGAACATCCTATCTCTCCATCTCTGGAAAAGTCGGAAAATTTCTAGTTGGGGATCAAGCCTTAGAGTTTTATCCTGATGTCAATGTCGAACAATATATCCAAATCCCCTGGTCTAGCGTCAATCAAATCGGAGCCAACGTAAGTGGTCGCAAAATCAGTCGCCACTTTGAAGTCTTCACTGATCAAGGAAAATTCCTCTTTGCTTCCAAAGACTCTGGAGCTATTCTCAAAATCGCTCGGCAAAAACTTGGCAATGACAAGGTTGTGAAACTTCCTACTTTACTCCAAACCATTGGTCAAAAATTCAAAAATCTATTTGCAAAAAAGTAGAAACTTTAGTATAATCATAGCAACGGATAAGTAGGTTATCTCCTTCTTTCAGAAAGTCTGCGGGTGCTGCGAGCAGATAGGAGGGGTAGGTGAAATTCTACCGTTAGTAACAATTACATACACAATCAAGTGCACACCTGTGAAGTTGGATGGAACCGTGGCCCTGCCACTCCAACGCTTTGTCAGGTGTGTTTTTTTCATAAAGGAGTTCTTATGTTAGATATTAAACGTATTCGCACAGATTTTGATGTTGTCGCTGAAAAATTAGCTACACGTGGTGTAGATGCTGCTATCTTGAATGAGATGAAAGAAATCGATACTAAACGTCGTGACATCTTGGTCAAGGTTGAAAACCTCAAGGCAGAACGCAACACAGTTTCAGCTGAGATTGCCCAAGCCAAGCGCAACAAGGAAAATGCCGATGACAAGATTGCTGCGATGCAAAACTTATCTGCTGAAGTCAAAGCCTTGGATGCGGAATTGGCGGACATTGATGCTAAATTGACAGAATTTACCACTACTCTTCCAAACATCCCAGCTGACAGCGTTCCTGTTGGGGCTGATGAAGATGACAATGTGGAAGTTCGCCGTTGGGGGACTCCACGCGAGTTTGACTTTGAACCAAAAGCTCACTGGGATCTTGGTGAAGACTTGGGTATCCTTGACTGGGAACGTGGAGCAAAAGTTACTGGTGCTCGCTTCCTCTTCTATAAAGGGCTTGGTGCTCGTTTGGAACGTGCTATCTACAACTTTATGTTGGATGAACATGGAAAAGAGGGCTATACTGAAGTCATCACACCATACATGGTTAACCATGATTCTATGTTTGGTACTGGTCAATATCCAAAATTCAAGGAAGACACTTTTGAATTGAAAGACACTAATTATGTCCTTATTCCTACCGCCGAAGTGCCTTTGA is a window from the Streptococcus oralis genome containing:
- the fabG gene encoding 3-oxoacyl-[acyl-carrier-protein] reductase codes for the protein MQLINKNVFVTGSSRGIGLAIAHKFAKLGANVVLNSRGTISEDLLAEFSNYGVKVVPISGDVSDFADAKRMVNQAIAELGSVDVLVNNAGITQDTLMLKMTEEDFEKVIKINLTGAFNMTQVVLKQMIKAREGAIINMSSVVGLMGNIGQANYAASKAGLIGFTKSVAREVANRNVRVNALAPGMIESDMTAVLSDKVKEATLAQIPMKRFGQAEHIADATVFLAGQDYLTGQVLAVDGGLSM
- the fabD gene encoding ACP S-malonyltransferase → MTKTAFLFAGQGAQYIGMGRDLYDHYPIVKETIDQASQVLGYDLRDLIDNDEAKLNQTRYTQPAILATSVAIYRLLKEKGYLPDMVAGLSLGEYSALVASGALDFEDAVALVAKRGAYMEEAAPAGSGKMVAVLNTPVEVIEETCKNASEVGVVTPANYNTPSQIVIGGDVAAVDRAVELLQEAGAKRLIPLNVSGPFHTALLEPASRQLAGALEEVSFSDFTCPLVGNTEAAVMEKDRIQELLTRQVKEPVRFYESIAVMQDAGVSNFIEIGPGKVLSGFVKKIDKTAQLANVEDQASLDALLGN
- the fabK gene encoding enoyl-[acyl-carrier-protein] reductase FabK, whose protein sequence is MKTRITELLNIDYPIFQGGMAWVADGDLAGAVSKAGGLGIIGGGNAPKEVVKANIDKIKSLTDKPFGVNIMLLSPFVEDIVDLVIEEGVKVVTTGAGNPSKYMNRFHDAGITVIPVVPSVALAKRMEKIGADAVIAEGMEAGGHIGKLTTMTLVRQVAAAVSIPVIAAGGIADGEGAAAGFMLGAEAVQVGTRFVVARESNAHPNYKAKILKARDIDTTISAQHFGHAVRAIKNQLTRDFEQAEKDAFKQENPDLEIFEQMGAGALAKAVVHGDVDGGSVMAGQIAGLISKEETVEEILKDIYYGAAEKIQEEAARWAGVTRND
- a CDS encoding acyl carrier protein; protein product: MAVFEKVQEIIVEELGKDASEVTLESTFDDLDADSLDLFQVISEIEDAFDIQIEAEDNLKTVGDLVAYVEEQTK
- a CDS encoding beta-ketoacyl-ACP synthase III, with protein sequence MAFAKISQVAHYVPEQVVTNHDLAQIMDTSDEWISSRTGIKQRHISKTESTSDLATEVAKSLLAKGSLTADQIDFIIVATITPDSMMPSTAARVQANIGAHRAFAFDLTAACSGFVFALSTAEKFLSSGQFKKGIVIGAETLSKAVDWSDRSTAVLFGDGAGGVLLEASETRHFLVESLYTDGSRSECLTYGQTALTSPFSEQEAVPAFLKMDGRAVFDFANRDVAKSIKETIENGPIAASELDYLLLHQANIRILDKMAKKIGVDRDKLPANMMEYGNTSAASIPILLSECVENGMIRLDSSQTILLSGFGGGLTWGTLILTI
- the fabT gene encoding fatty acid biosynthesis transcriptional regulator FabT produces the protein MDYQQENDYLTSIFNNVLVIEEVSLRGSRFKDISIKEMHTIDVIGKFPEATPSKVSKELMVTLGTVTTSLNNLERKGYIERIRSDQDRRVVYLHLTKKGRLLHRLHKRFHKAMVEKIIDGMSPEEKEVMGRGLTNLYQFLEDLK
- a CDS encoding enoyl-CoA hydratase; the protein is MNHILYQIVDDLAIITLNRPEVANGFHIPMCEEILEALTLAEQDQAVQFILINANGKVFSVGGDLVEMKRAVDEDDIPSLNKIAELVNTISFKIKQIPKPVLMEVDGAVAGAAANMAVAVDFCLATDKAKFIQAFVGVGLAPDAGGIHLLSRSIGVTRAAQLAMTGEALTAEKAQEWGVVYRVCEADKLEKTREQVLKKLRRGSANSYAAIKKLVWESQFKDWQDYAELELKLQESLSLTEDFKEGVRAHSERRRPKFSGK
- a CDS encoding aspartate kinase yields the protein MKVVKFGGSSLASAGQLEKVLNIVKSDKERRFVVVSAPGKRNAEDTKVTDALIKYYRDYVAGNDINASQSWIIDRYAAMVSELGLKPAVLEKISKSIRALVTLPIEDNEFLYDTFLAAGENNNAKLIAAYFNQNGIDARYVHPREAGIIVTSEPGNARIIPSSYDKIEGLADSNQVLVIPGFFGVTKENQICTFSRGGSDITGSIIAAGVKADLYENFTDVDGIFAAHPGIIHQPHSIPELTYREMRELAYAGFSVLHDEALLPAYRGKIPLVIKNTNNPDHPGTRIVLKHSSDKFPVVGIAGDSGFVSINMSKYLMNREVGFGRKILQILEDLNIGWEHMPTGIDDLSIILRSRELTPIKEEEILRQLVQKAEVDHAEIEHDLSIIMIVGEKMKSHIGVTATATRALSENKINIQMMSQGSSEVSIMFVVNKEQEKAAIKALYHAFFDENKED
- a CDS encoding DUF956 family protein, which codes for MAQSLNKVIDLQTTGTSYLSISGKVGKFLVGDQALEFYPDVNVEQYIQIPWSSVNQIGANVSGRKISRHFEVFTDQGKFLFASKDSGAILKIARQKLGNDKVVKLPTLLQTIGQKFKNLFAKK
- the serS gene encoding serine--tRNA ligase, which gives rise to MLDIKRIRTDFDVVAEKLATRGVDAAILNEMKEIDTKRRDILVKVENLKAERNTVSAEIAQAKRNKENADDKIAAMQNLSAEVKALDAELADIDAKLTEFTTTLPNIPADSVPVGADEDDNVEVRRWGTPREFDFEPKAHWDLGEDLGILDWERGAKVTGARFLFYKGLGARLERAIYNFMLDEHGKEGYTEVITPYMVNHDSMFGTGQYPKFKEDTFELKDTNYVLIPTAEVPLTNYYRDEILDGKDLPIYFTAMSPSFRSEAGSAGRDTRGLIRLHQFHKVEMVKFAKPEESYEELEKMTANAENILQKLNLPYRVVALSTGDMGFSAAKTYDLEVWIPAQNTYREISSCSNTEDFQARRAQIRYRDEADGKVKLLHTLNGSGLAVGRTVAAILENYQNADGSVTIPEVLRPYMGGAEVIKP